Sequence from the Malaciobacter pacificus genome:
AGAGTGGAAAACATTTTGATCCTAACTTAATAAAAATTTTTATAGATAATTTAGATGAATTTTTAGAAATTAGAGAAAAATTTAAGGATAATTAACTTTTAGTTAAAATATACACATGGAACAACTAAATAAAAAACTATTAAAAAATATTAAAATTCTTTATGTTGAAGATGAAAAAAATATAAGTGAACAAGTGAAATACTTCTTTGATAGATATGTTAAAGAATTTCATATAGCAAATAATGGTGAAGAGGGACTAGAGCTTTTTGATAAAGTAAACCCTGATGTAGTAATTACTGATATTCAAATGCCAAAAATGAATGGTTTGGACATGATAAAACAATTAAGAAGAAAAGATTTGCCAGTAATTATTACCACTGCATATTCAGATGCTGAGTATTTCTTAAAAGCAATTGAGCTAAAGGTTGATAAGTTTGTTATTAAACCTATAAATTTAATAGAATTAGTAAATGATGTTCAAAGTGTTGTTTTAGAAAATCATTTAAAAAATGAGATTTTTGAAAAAGATACATTACTTGAAATAGTTGATAAAAATGTTTTAATTTCAATTACAGATACAAATGGAGTTATTTTAGATGTAAGTGAAGCTTTTTGTAATCTTACTGGTTATTCAAAATCTGAATTAATAGGGAAAACTCATAATATTCTTAGACATGACACAACAGGTGATGAGTTATATCAGGAATTGTGGAATGAAATTACTTTGGGAAAATCTTTTAATGGTGAAGTGAAGAATAAAAATAAAAATGGTGATACATATTGGACCAAACTTACTATTACTCCTGTTAAAATAGAAGGGAAAATTCAAAAATATATTGCAATTAGACATGATATAACAAATAAAAAAATATTAGAAACATTAGCAATTAAAGATGATCTAACAAAAATTTATAATAGAAGATACTTTAATAAAATTATTAATAAAGAGATTAGAAGAGTTAAAAGAGAAGATAATACTTTAAGTTTATTATGTATTGATATAGATCATTTTAAAAAATATAATGACACTTTTGGACACCAACAAGGTGATGAAATTTTAATATCAATAGCAAATAGTCTAAAATCATCGCTATTAAGACGTTCTACTGATTATCTATTTAGAATTGGTGGCGAAGAGTTTAGTATGATTTTTTCAGGATTAAGTATCGAAGAGTCTTTAGATTTTGCTAATAATATAGTAAAAAATATAGAAAGCTTAGAACTAAAACATAAAGATAACTCCAACGTAACTATATCAGCAGGTTTAGTTGTTCAAAGTTCTCAATATCTAGAAGATGAAAGAATTCTTTATAAATATGCGGATGATGCACTTTATGAAGCAAAAGAAAAAGGTAGAAATCAAGTAA
This genomic interval carries:
- a CDS encoding diguanylate cyclase, translating into MEQLNKKLLKNIKILYVEDEKNISEQVKYFFDRYVKEFHIANNGEEGLELFDKVNPDVVITDIQMPKMNGLDMIKQLRRKDLPVIITTAYSDAEYFLKAIELKVDKFVIKPINLIELVNDVQSVVLENHLKNEIFEKDTLLEIVDKNVLISITDTNGVILDVSEAFCNLTGYSKSELIGKTHNILRHDTTGDELYQELWNEITLGKSFNGEVKNKNKNGDTYWTKLTITPVKIEGKIQKYIAIRHDITNKKILETLAIKDDLTKIYNRRYFNKIINKEIRRVKREDNTLSLLCIDIDHFKKYNDTFGHQQGDEILISIANSLKSSLLRRSTDYLFRIGGEEFSMIFSGLSIEESLDFANNIVKNIESLELKHKDNSNVTISAGLVVQSSQYLEDERILYKYADDALYEAKEKGRNQVILSEHSK